A window of Haliscomenobacter hydrossis DSM 1100 contains these coding sequences:
- a CDS encoding HAD family hydrolase: protein MIKACIFNLEGVIIDTQRIFYEALEELAKKWEVAPIDRSSESDVIYGESRKKALQALISRSGKIIDDAQRSGIMEAIDAEIASHIADITPDDLEDDVFVFIKELKNKGLNLGIVSAYPNTRKVLNRLQITHLFHSIVEIEGGGFSSVSTRAYLMVAKELGMSPDETIVFEHTKDGASAAGDANFFVVGVGRADDLQDESDLVIPDFDSLRFRKIISALGTD from the coding sequence ATGATCAAAGCCTGTATTTTCAACTTAGAGGGAGTCATCATCGATACCCAACGCATCTTTTACGAGGCTTTGGAGGAGCTGGCGAAAAAATGGGAAGTAGCTCCAATCGACCGTTCCTCGGAGAGTGATGTGATTTATGGAGAATCCCGGAAAAAGGCGCTACAGGCGTTAATAAGCCGGAGTGGGAAAATAATTGATGATGCTCAACGTTCGGGCATTATGGAAGCAATTGATGCAGAAATTGCATCGCATATTGCAGACATTACCCCTGACGATCTTGAAGACGACGTATTTGTTTTTATCAAAGAACTTAAAAACAAAGGTCTTAACTTAGGTATCGTTTCAGCCTATCCCAACACCCGTAAAGTGCTTAATCGCTTGCAGATTACCCACCTTTTTCATTCTATCGTGGAAATAGAAGGAGGTGGTTTTTCTTCAGTTTCAACGCGCGCCTACCTCATGGTTGCAAAAGAATTGGGAATGTCTCCGGATGAAACCATCGTTTTTGAACACACCAAAGATGGTGCCTCGGCAGCAGGAGATGCCAATTTTTTTGTAGTAGGGGTAGGACGTGCCGATGATTTACAAGATGAATCAGATTTGGTCATTCCCGATTTTGATAGTCTGCGTTTTCGCAAGATCATTTCTGCATTGGGAACCGATTGA
- a CDS encoding SDR family NAD(P)-dependent oxidoreductase produces MSQNPFRLNGQVAIITGASKGIGESIAQTFAQNGAKVVVSSRKQEAVDEVAASIVAAGGEAIGVAAHVGDSQALQNLVNITLEKYGRIDIIVNNAATNPVFGPLEETVDAMEKILQINVKAPLELAKMALPHLKAQHKASIINVSSVEAFIATEGLGCYSVSKAALNMLTKTMAKEWGKYGIRANAICPGLIKTKFSEALWSNEAMLKYYLKQTPLGRIGEPQEIANLALFLASDASSYSTGGVFLADGGILQ; encoded by the coding sequence ATGTCGCAAAATCCATTCCGTCTCAATGGCCAGGTCGCCATTATTACTGGTGCCAGCAAAGGCATTGGTGAATCCATCGCACAAACTTTTGCTCAAAATGGTGCCAAAGTTGTGGTCAGCAGCCGCAAACAGGAGGCTGTAGATGAAGTCGCTGCCAGTATTGTCGCTGCGGGTGGAGAAGCCATTGGTGTTGCTGCCCACGTCGGTGACAGCCAAGCCTTGCAAAATCTCGTCAACATTACACTTGAAAAATATGGCCGCATCGATATTATTGTCAACAATGCGGCAACCAACCCGGTATTTGGCCCTCTGGAAGAAACGGTGGATGCCATGGAAAAAATCCTGCAAATCAATGTCAAAGCACCATTAGAGCTGGCAAAAATGGCCTTACCACACTTGAAAGCACAGCACAAAGCCTCGATCATTAACGTCAGCAGTGTTGAAGCATTTATTGCCACTGAAGGCCTGGGCTGTTACAGTGTCAGCAAAGCCGCCCTGAATATGTTGACCAAAACCATGGCCAAAGAATGGGGAAAATATGGGATTCGCGCCAATGCAATCTGCCCTGGCTTGATCAAAACCAAGTTCAGTGAAGCGCTCTGGTCCAACGAAGCGATGTTGAAGTACTACCTCAAACAAACCCCGCTTGGCAGAATTGGTGAGCCGCAGGAAATTGCCAATCTGGCCCTATTCCTGGCTTCTGATGCATCTTCCTACTCCACTGGAGGAGTGTTTTTAGCGGATGGAGGAATCCTTCAATAA
- the icd gene encoding NADP-dependent isocitrate dehydrogenase has translation MSGSKVTIENGKLTVPNDPIIPFIEGDGTGADIWAASVRVLDAAVEKAYNGTRKIYWKEVLAGEKAFNQTGNWLPDETLQIIDEYRIAIKGPLTTPVGGGIRSLNVALRQILDLYACVRPVHYFKGVPSPVKEPELVEMVIFRENTEDIYAGIEFLAGTPELEKVKKFLIEEMGVKGIRFPDTVSLGIKPVSIEGTERLVRSAIEYTIENNLPSLTIVHKGNIMKYTEGKFKDWGYALLEREYGDKVFTWAQYDRIAAAEGKSVADKAQADALASGKILVKDAIADAFLQQILLRPAEYSVIATLNLNGDYISDALAAEVGGIGIAPGANINYINGKAIFEATHGTAPKYAGQDKVNPSSVILSGEMMFRYMGWKEAADLIIKGVEGAINKKRVTYDFHRLMEGATLLKCSEFGDEIIANM, from the coding sequence ATGAGTGGATCAAAAGTAACCATTGAAAATGGAAAATTAACGGTGCCTAACGATCCGATCATCCCTTTCATCGAAGGAGATGGTACCGGAGCGGATATTTGGGCAGCCTCAGTGCGCGTACTGGACGCAGCAGTGGAAAAAGCGTACAACGGAACGCGTAAAATTTACTGGAAGGAAGTACTTGCCGGTGAAAAAGCCTTCAATCAAACGGGTAACTGGCTTCCAGACGAAACCCTGCAAATTATTGATGAGTACCGCATCGCCATCAAAGGGCCTTTGACAACTCCGGTTGGTGGTGGCATTCGTTCTTTGAATGTAGCCTTGCGCCAGATTCTGGATTTGTATGCATGCGTACGTCCGGTGCATTACTTCAAAGGGGTACCTAGTCCAGTTAAAGAACCGGAATTGGTAGAAATGGTCATTTTCCGTGAAAACACGGAAGACATCTACGCTGGAATTGAATTCCTGGCTGGAACACCCGAGTTGGAAAAAGTAAAGAAATTTTTGATCGAAGAAATGGGTGTCAAAGGCATTCGTTTCCCCGATACGGTTTCTTTGGGGATCAAACCCGTATCTATCGAGGGCACCGAGCGTTTGGTTCGCTCCGCCATTGAATACACCATCGAAAACAACCTGCCTTCCCTGACCATCGTCCACAAAGGGAACATCATGAAGTATACCGAAGGGAAATTCAAAGATTGGGGTTACGCGTTGCTCGAACGGGAATACGGAGACAAAGTATTCACATGGGCACAATATGACCGCATTGCCGCTGCTGAGGGCAAATCAGTAGCCGACAAAGCTCAAGCAGACGCATTGGCCAGTGGAAAAATTTTGGTGAAAGATGCCATTGCCGACGCATTCCTTCAGCAGATTTTGTTGCGTCCAGCTGAATATTCAGTAATTGCGACCCTCAATTTGAATGGCGATTACATCTCCGACGCATTGGCGGCTGAGGTGGGGGGTATCGGCATTGCTCCTGGAGCCAACATCAACTACATCAACGGCAAAGCCATTTTTGAAGCTACCCACGGTACTGCTCCAAAATACGCTGGTCAGGATAAGGTGAACCCAAGCTCGGTGATCTTGTCAGGAGAAATGATGTTCCGCTACATGGGCTGGAAAGAAGCTGCGGACCTGATCATCAAAGGAGTGGAAGGTGCAATCAACAAAAAACGTGTTACTTATGATTTTCACCGCCTGATGGAAGGAGCTACGCTGTTGAAGTGCTCTGAGTTTGGCGATGAGATCATTGCGAACATGTAA
- a CDS encoding T9SS type A sorting domain-containing protein: MRSFTCFCSAVCSTSLLLTLLTISSHTYAQTSSHIVTVTAPASIVGDYAAEMAAFGRNFCSISGQLVLARDASNGTLGCSTSPITTDLTGKIAVIDRGTCNFSEKVYNAQLKGAIAVIIVNTVNNINLLMSGGDNANLVTIPSFVVSLGTGATIKPLLGAGVNVTIKSATPDPVDPALVVWGANAKEGEFDGGLNGWKSNTISCSGKPNTATAWSWIPSNAFPSPCLTEGSFIFLSPSRCNGAMIMNAATLDLANSASCTNFAGGPCPAPHSAELVSPTIKVTKGSALNVTFYQTLTHFYGSEYFVDWSKDGGKTWVSTQINEEVRAFEDNAVALKSVRLLGSETADSVKIKFRYDGNFYHWAIDDVKLSKREANNLALTQFYALSPNMQQPAAQAETIPYGAAVDNVGANAQTNLKLYINAIDSTTAVRVFRDSVTALSIAPNQIDTAIFAPKFLPNKKGTYAMIYQASADSADYNRDDNLEGFFFRVTDTTFAKELGASFYTLPGDNWDVNEPHSAAYGNSYYIVKGKGNYLRSVSFGMNNGADLVGTPLIFSLYKWNDENFDALVQVKERTLVAERFYDPTGNETGARLITVPFPEQGEPPVQLEDTTTYLIMCEYYAGDDTDLELMLNDTYDRRPMLLTGFATDKPRYASFTALDSDLATVTYSPTGYGLENVYVIRMNVGPLVITSDRDIPSITNEFAITPNPAREHVYLQLALNQTSKQANVRVMDMAGRQIIEKVYNNVKRDQYQISVDGLPAGTYLMQVTTENGTGTKKFVKN, from the coding sequence ATGCGGAGTTTTACGTGTTTCTGTTCAGCAGTTTGTTCAACGTCATTGTTACTTACGCTGCTGACGATTTCTTCCCACACCTATGCTCAAACCAGCAGCCATATCGTAACAGTTACGGCACCAGCCAGTATTGTTGGTGATTATGCCGCTGAAATGGCTGCCTTTGGCCGGAATTTTTGTTCAATTTCGGGTCAACTGGTACTCGCCAGAGATGCATCAAATGGAACATTGGGTTGTAGTACTTCACCCATTACGACCGATTTAACCGGAAAAATAGCCGTAATAGATCGTGGAACTTGTAATTTTTCCGAAAAAGTCTATAACGCACAACTCAAGGGTGCGATAGCGGTGATTATCGTGAATACAGTCAACAACATCAACCTATTGATGTCTGGTGGGGATAATGCAAATCTGGTGACCATTCCCAGCTTTGTCGTTTCATTAGGTACTGGTGCAACGATCAAACCACTTTTGGGGGCTGGGGTCAATGTGACCATCAAATCAGCTACTCCGGATCCAGTAGATCCGGCCTTGGTTGTTTGGGGGGCTAATGCCAAGGAAGGAGAGTTTGATGGAGGTTTGAATGGCTGGAAAAGCAATACCATTTCCTGCTCGGGAAAACCAAATACCGCTACGGCCTGGAGTTGGATACCTTCCAACGCTTTCCCTTCACCGTGTCTTACGGAAGGTTCGTTTATATTTCTTTCACCTTCGCGTTGCAATGGTGCCATGATTATGAACGCAGCCACGCTTGACCTGGCCAATTCAGCATCTTGCACCAATTTTGCAGGGGGACCTTGCCCGGCACCACACTCTGCAGAATTGGTTTCGCCAACGATCAAAGTAACCAAAGGATCTGCCCTGAACGTGACCTTTTACCAAACCCTGACCCACTTTTACGGCAGTGAATATTTTGTAGACTGGTCAAAAGATGGTGGAAAAACCTGGGTTTCTACTCAAATCAATGAAGAGGTTCGCGCATTCGAAGATAATGCAGTGGCTTTAAAATCAGTACGTTTACTTGGTAGTGAAACAGCAGACAGTGTCAAAATCAAGTTTCGCTACGATGGTAATTTTTACCACTGGGCCATTGACGATGTCAAATTGTCTAAGCGCGAGGCAAATAACCTCGCATTGACTCAGTTTTATGCCTTGTCTCCCAATATGCAACAACCTGCGGCACAAGCAGAAACTATACCGTATGGTGCAGCCGTGGATAACGTGGGTGCCAATGCACAAACCAATCTCAAGCTCTACATCAATGCCATCGATTCAACGACTGCTGTACGTGTTTTTCGTGACTCAGTGACTGCATTGAGTATTGCGCCCAACCAAATCGATACTGCTATTTTTGCACCTAAGTTCCTCCCCAATAAAAAAGGGACATATGCCATGATCTATCAGGCAAGTGCGGACTCTGCTGATTACAATCGCGACGACAACCTGGAGGGTTTCTTCTTTAGAGTGACAGATACCACTTTTGCTAAAGAATTGGGTGCGTCTTTCTATACACTTCCTGGTGACAACTGGGATGTGAACGAACCACACTCTGCTGCTTACGGCAATAGTTATTACATCGTCAAGGGTAAAGGCAATTATTTGCGGAGTGTTTCTTTTGGAATGAACAATGGCGCTGATTTGGTCGGAACTCCGCTAATTTTTAGTTTGTACAAATGGAACGACGAAAATTTCGATGCGCTGGTACAAGTTAAAGAAAGAACTTTGGTAGCTGAACGGTTCTATGATCCCACCGGAAACGAAACTGGGGCAAGATTGATTACCGTACCTTTCCCTGAACAAGGAGAGCCACCCGTACAGCTGGAAGACACCACTACTTATTTGATCATGTGTGAGTATTATGCTGGCGATGACACCGATTTGGAATTGATGCTCAATGATACGTACGACCGTCGTCCGATGTTGTTGACCGGGTTCGCAACGGATAAACCACGCTACGCCAGTTTTACGGCTTTGGATTCTGATCTTGCTACAGTTACTTATAGCCCCACCGGGTATGGTTTGGAAAACGTGTATGTGATTCGGATGAACGTAGGCCCTTTGGTGATCACCAGTGATCGGGACATCCCCTCCATCACCAACGAGTTTGCCATTACACCCAATCCGGCGCGGGAGCACGTTTATTTGCAATTGGCACTCAATCAAACTTCAAAACAAGCCAATGTGCGGGTGATGGATATGGCGGGTCGTCAAATCATCGAAAAAGTTTACAACAACGTGAAGCGGGATCAATACCAGATTTCGGTAGATGGACTTCCAGCAGGTACTTACCTGATGCAGGTAACTACGGAGAATGGTACAGGAACGAAGAAGTTTGTGAAAAACTAA
- a CDS encoding bifunctional metallophosphatase/5'-nucleotidase codes for MQRRTFIHHFGLSAVALGAGIPKLRPTTDFSLTILHTNDLHGRFEKTTAFSAQASEMIRKARNTQQNVLLLDAGDVLNPSLSQGHELQWMKSMGYDAFAIGNHDFDRGMEDLARQIQQSQLTTLAANYRCENTPLHGLIKPYRIFEKAGQRIGVIGLGVNPQGSIPLVLREGIVYQDPLETANQLAATLKQVEGCTLVICLSHLGYHYKDQQISDLRLAAETRHIDLIIGGHTHTFLPEPVVVNNLDKKPVLINHAGWGGLLMGRMDVQCRGGVIHTVKGENIPVGSGELN; via the coding sequence ATGCAAAGAAGAACCTTCATCCATCACTTTGGACTAAGTGCAGTTGCGCTGGGCGCAGGTATTCCCAAACTCCGTCCAACGACAGATTTTTCGTTGACGATCCTGCACACCAATGACCTGCATGGCCGGTTTGAAAAAACGACTGCCTTTTCGGCGCAGGCCAGCGAAATGATTCGAAAAGCGCGCAATACGCAGCAGAATGTATTATTGCTTGATGCCGGGGATGTGTTGAACCCTTCTTTGTCTCAAGGGCATGAATTGCAATGGATGAAATCAATGGGATATGATGCGTTTGCAATAGGGAACCACGATTTCGATCGGGGAATGGAGGACTTGGCCCGCCAAATCCAGCAAAGCCAATTGACCACTTTGGCGGCCAATTATCGATGCGAAAACACCCCATTACACGGCCTGATCAAACCTTACCGGATCTTTGAAAAAGCTGGACAACGTATTGGCGTCATTGGCCTTGGAGTGAACCCACAAGGCTCGATCCCTCTGGTTTTGCGGGAAGGTATCGTATATCAGGATCCATTAGAGACCGCTAATCAACTGGCTGCAACGCTAAAACAGGTGGAGGGCTGTACTTTGGTTATTTGTTTGTCACACCTTGGGTACCATTATAAAGATCAACAAATATCCGATTTGCGCCTGGCCGCAGAAACCCGCCATATCGACCTCATCATTGGTGGGCATACCCATACTTTTTTACCTGAACCCGTGGTGGTGAATAACTTGGATAAAAAACCAGTTTTGATCAATCACGCCGGCTGGGGTGGTTTGCTGATGGGGAGGATGGATGTACAATGTAGAGGCGGTGTTATACATACCGTAAAAGGAGAGAATATTCCAGTTGGCTCGGGAGAACTTAACTAA
- the ruvB gene encoding Holliday junction branch migration DNA helicase RuvB, with protein MANPILDASGKEFGTEEQQVERALRPKALEEFSGQPRIVDNLKVFITAAKQRGDALDHVLLHGPPGLGKTTLSHIIALELETGLKMSSGPVLEKPGDLAGLLTNLNSGDVLFIDEIHRLNTVVEEYLYSAMEDYRIDIMIDSGPNARSIQITLNPFTLVGATTRMGLLTAPMRARFGINCHLDYYDVLTLKKIIHRSADILGLEIFEEGASEIARRSRGTPRIANALLRRVRDFAQVKGDGRIDEAIAKYALEALNVDEYGLDEMDNKILSTIIHKFKGGPVGISTIATAIGEEAGTIEEVHEPFLIMEGFLQRTPRGREATEKAYRHLGVVPPMQQKTLFE; from the coding sequence ATGGCAAATCCTATATTGGACGCTTCTGGCAAGGAGTTTGGCACTGAGGAGCAACAGGTGGAGCGAGCCTTGCGTCCGAAGGCCCTCGAAGAGTTCAGTGGACAGCCCCGGATTGTAGACAATCTCAAGGTTTTTATCACTGCGGCCAAGCAACGCGGAGATGCTTTGGATCATGTTCTTTTGCATGGCCCACCGGGATTGGGCAAAACCACCCTCTCGCACATTATTGCGCTGGAACTCGAAACGGGCTTAAAAATGAGTTCAGGACCTGTATTGGAAAAACCTGGAGACTTAGCAGGTTTGCTCACTAACCTCAACTCGGGAGATGTACTTTTTATCGACGAGATTCATCGGCTCAATACGGTAGTAGAAGAATACCTTTATTCGGCCATGGAAGATTACCGCATCGACATCATGATTGATAGTGGCCCTAATGCCCGGAGTATTCAAATCACCCTCAATCCATTTACCTTGGTGGGTGCTACCACCCGCATGGGCTTGCTGACTGCTCCGATGCGGGCGCGGTTTGGAATCAATTGCCATCTGGATTATTACGATGTGCTTACCTTGAAAAAAATCATTCACCGTTCGGCGGATATCCTGGGGCTGGAAATTTTTGAAGAAGGTGCAAGTGAAATTGCCCGACGTAGCCGAGGTACTCCCCGTATTGCCAATGCGCTGCTGCGGCGGGTGCGCGATTTTGCCCAAGTAAAAGGCGACGGCCGCATTGATGAAGCCATTGCCAAATATGCTTTGGAAGCCTTGAATGTAGATGAATATGGCCTGGATGAAATGGACAACAAGATTTTGTCCACCATCATCCATAAATTCAAAGGCGGCCCGGTAGGCATTTCAACCATCGCAACCGCCATCGGTGAAGAAGCAGGGACAATTGAAGAGGTACACGAACCGTTTCTGATTATGGAAGGCTTTCTGCAAAGAACTCCCCGCGGGCGAGAGGCTACAGAAAAAGCGTATCGCCATTTGGGCGTTGTTCCTCCGATGCAACAAAAAACCTTGTTTGAATAA
- a CDS encoding response regulator transcription factor gives MAHILLSIVEDEPMVRESLYDFLNAQEEIEIQAVAKSVEDFLQAPSEPAPNVLLLDINLSPGISGTEGIPLIRKKYPDLDIIMLTSYEDEEHVFEALRRGAVAYLSKTSSLLTIKEAILTVVNGGSFMSPSIARYVVDYFRFRQRITNPDLDLTKRQKEILTCLVDGQSYKMIADTCNITLETVRDHIKKIYKKLQINSRGELVSMLLDKRI, from the coding sequence CCAATGGTACGAGAGAGTTTGTACGACTTTCTGAATGCTCAGGAAGAGATTGAAATACAAGCTGTTGCAAAATCAGTTGAAGATTTTTTGCAGGCCCCTTCAGAACCGGCACCCAATGTATTGCTTTTGGATATTAATCTCTCCCCTGGTATCTCGGGTACAGAAGGTATTCCACTTATTCGCAAAAAATACCCTGACCTAGACATTATCATGCTGACCTCTTATGAAGATGAGGAGCATGTTTTTGAAGCATTGCGCAGGGGAGCGGTGGCTTATTTGTCAAAAACCAGCTCATTGCTGACGATTAAAGAAGCCATTTTAACTGTTGTAAATGGAGGTTCGTTTATGTCTCCTTCGATTGCGCGATACGTGGTTGACTACTTCCGTTTTAGACAACGGATCACCAATCCAGATCTTGACTTGACGAAACGACAAAAGGAAATTTTGACATGTTTGGTCGATGGCCAAAGTTATAAGATGATCGCGGATACCTGCAACATCACCCTGGAAACGGTTCGTGATCACATCAAAAAAATTTATAAAAAACTTCAGATCAATAGCCGAGGGGAATTGGTTTCGATGCTGCTAGACAAACGAATTTGA
- a CDS encoding two-component regulator propeller domain-containing protein, giving the protein MMTIFVACVLRAQNAAIPFRYFSLKEGLSDWTVTALQKDPSGLLWIGTAHGLQRFDGYKYLTFSTKPSSAYLISDHYVNSVKLFKDSLLVVTYSRNNELFDLLDYRNFKKNTVILKQSGITPSEQVQTICVDEEGNVLVFTQYTAKGRKMIALYEFDVAKGRFYRISSLPSSFRGEPSDQLFDALKVGREEWLMSNNKDSQLILLNHRGILKKFQPQDFQGTKLPLEAFGQRVSILKRDRRGQVWFAFAHVHHLFRYDPIRRTFRKVDDLPIDGEFSLWWQDKKGNVLVSKTNGNTRFPISKNLFCITARGSIKDFSKFIGVSKQIIDVYSDDFFGTLFFGVDTGLKIFKNNQNIVHSYLQKDIDEDDFGRILRGMASDGKGNIFFANENSYWYRLNKKDGTDKIDTIRIIEERSDTVLRFNCCFDLHYQAPHYLWGIACQGRDKGLLIRYNTSTQKAKIYRYPARFRAFTPDANGLFWLLTEYPNGDYKLLNFNQDNAEFRTFYTAEDPSPLKNLFPYFIAPGKDNTFWVTTNKGLYRIKTGNSPKSNQFETFNGRTRLGAQLIYCVYEDAEGIVWLGSSQGLIRFNPTTLSEKYYTEANGLASNVISGILEDHRGKLWISTHSGISCFDPKAEKFTNFYDLDGFSHSSFTRYSFFRDEENILYFGTINGVNAFRPERLTQWDSVPKVTLTRVSKYNWVQDTLLEFTQNLHQMRYLKLAADEQNLELEFTLPIYWDISKTKYRFKLKGLDEKWIDLEGRNQIKYNQLPPGGYQLLIQGADPRGNWSKSLVLRLKVETFFYNTWWFWLLAALGLAIGGYFLVRSRLLQKLKIERLRTKISTDIHDEVSGLLAGIALQAEVMQHLGKDEFDKNRLQKIAEISRKAMSRLHDVIWSIDSRKDHLEDLLFRMQEHANDVLAPLNIQYQVQLKNLDLKMGVPIQIRQDLFFIFKEAINNVAKHAQANAVNVRLAQQGRFFEMDIADDGKPSNEKKSGSGNGMQNMKMRAERIGGEISFVQNDGLTVALRMKRL; this is encoded by the coding sequence ATGATGACCATTTTTGTTGCGTGCGTGCTTCGGGCCCAAAACGCAGCCATTCCATTCAGATACTTTTCATTGAAGGAAGGGCTGTCGGATTGGACTGTTACAGCTTTGCAAAAGGATCCTTCCGGGTTGCTCTGGATCGGTACTGCACATGGTTTGCAACGTTTTGATGGCTACAAATATCTCACGTTCAGTACAAAACCTTCCAGCGCTTATTTGATCTCCGATCACTATGTCAATTCAGTCAAGTTGTTCAAAGACAGCTTGCTGGTGGTTACTTATTCGCGCAATAATGAATTATTTGATCTGCTTGATTACCGCAATTTCAAAAAAAACACGGTCATCTTGAAACAAAGTGGGATTACGCCCAGCGAACAGGTCCAAACAATTTGTGTAGACGAGGAAGGGAACGTTTTGGTTTTCACCCAATACACTGCCAAAGGGCGCAAAATGATTGCTTTGTACGAGTTTGATGTTGCAAAAGGGCGATTTTACCGGATCAGTTCATTGCCTTCAAGTTTTCGGGGTGAACCGAGCGACCAGCTTTTTGATGCGTTAAAAGTGGGCCGAGAAGAATGGTTAATGAGCAACAACAAGGACAGTCAGCTTATTTTGTTGAATCACCGTGGGATCCTGAAAAAATTTCAACCACAAGATTTTCAGGGTACAAAACTGCCTTTGGAAGCCTTCGGTCAAAGGGTTTCCATTTTGAAACGCGACAGGAGGGGCCAAGTTTGGTTTGCTTTTGCCCATGTTCATCATCTTTTTCGGTATGACCCGATTCGGCGGACGTTCCGTAAAGTTGATGATTTGCCAATAGATGGAGAATTTTCCTTGTGGTGGCAGGACAAAAAGGGAAATGTACTGGTTTCCAAAACCAATGGAAATACCCGCTTTCCGATCAGTAAAAACCTTTTTTGCATCACAGCTCGGGGAAGTATTAAAGATTTTAGTAAGTTCATTGGCGTAAGTAAACAGATTATCGATGTATACAGCGATGATTTTTTCGGCACCTTATTTTTTGGCGTGGATACGGGGCTTAAAATTTTTAAAAACAATCAAAACATTGTACACAGCTATTTGCAAAAAGACATTGATGAGGACGATTTTGGCCGAATCTTGCGGGGAATGGCCAGTGATGGAAAGGGAAACATCTTTTTTGCCAACGAAAACTCGTATTGGTATCGCTTGAACAAAAAGGATGGTACTGACAAGATTGATACCATCAGAATCATTGAAGAAAGAAGTGATACGGTGTTGCGTTTTAATTGTTGCTTCGATCTTCATTATCAAGCTCCTCATTACCTTTGGGGCATTGCTTGCCAAGGCAGAGACAAAGGACTTTTAATCCGCTACAACACAAGCACCCAAAAGGCAAAAATATATCGCTATCCAGCAAGGTTTCGTGCCTTTACCCCAGACGCAAATGGCTTATTCTGGTTGTTGACGGAATACCCCAATGGGGATTATAAATTGTTGAATTTTAACCAGGATAATGCGGAGTTTCGCACTTTTTACACTGCTGAAGACCCATCGCCACTTAAAAACCTATTCCCCTATTTTATTGCTCCGGGAAAAGACAATACCTTCTGGGTTACCACCAACAAAGGACTTTACCGAATAAAAACGGGGAACTCACCCAAATCCAATCAATTTGAAACCTTCAACGGGAGAACCCGCCTGGGTGCACAGTTGATTTATTGCGTGTATGAAGATGCAGAGGGGATCGTGTGGTTGGGATCTTCTCAGGGGCTGATTCGTTTTAACCCGACTACGCTGAGTGAAAAATATTATACCGAAGCAAACGGTTTGGCGAGCAATGTGATTTCCGGCATTTTAGAAGATCACCGCGGCAAACTCTGGATCAGTACGCATAGCGGTATTTCCTGTTTTGACCCCAAAGCCGAAAAATTCACCAATTTTTATGATTTGGATGGATTTTCCCATAGTTCATTCACCCGTTATTCTTTTTTTAGAGATGAGGAAAACATCCTGTATTTTGGTACCATCAATGGTGTTAATGCCTTCAGACCCGAACGATTGACCCAATGGGATTCTGTACCCAAAGTAACCTTGACCCGAGTGAGCAAATACAATTGGGTACAAGACACCTTGTTGGAGTTCACCCAAAACCTGCACCAGATGCGGTACCTCAAATTGGCTGCGGATGAACAAAATTTGGAGCTGGAATTCACCTTGCCCATTTATTGGGACATTTCTAAAACGAAGTACCGTTTCAAACTAAAAGGTTTAGACGAGAAATGGATTGATTTGGAAGGACGAAATCAGATCAAATACAATCAGTTGCCCCCAGGAGGATATCAATTGCTCATCCAGGGTGCTGACCCCCGTGGAAATTGGTCCAAAAGCCTGGTGCTGCGTCTAAAAGTGGAAACCTTTTTTTACAACACCTGGTGGTTTTGGTTATTGGCTGCGCTGGGCTTGGCCATCGGTGGGTATTTTTTGGTTCGATCACGCCTACTCCAGAAACTCAAAATTGAAAGATTGCGCACCAAAATATCCACCGATATCCACGATGAGGTCAGTGGACTATTGGCAGGAATTGCCCTGCAGGCTGAAGTAATGCAACATCTTGGAAAAGATGAATTTGATAAGAACAGGTTACAGAAAATTGCTGAAATTTCGCGGAAAGCCATGTCCAGGCTACACGATGTAATTTGGTCCATCGATTCGCGCAAAGACCATCTGGAAGATTTGTTGTTTCGCATGCAAGAGCATGCCAATGATGTATTGGCTCCCTTGAACATTCAATATCAAGTACAGCTCAAAAACCTCGACTTGAAGATGGGGGTTCCTATTCAAATCAGACAGGATCTGTTTTTCATCTTTAAAGAGGCCATCAACAATGTCGCCAAACATGCCCAAGCCAATGCGGTCAATGTCCGTTTGGCTCAGCAAGGACGGTTTTTTGAAATGGACATTGCTGACGATGGCAAACCTTCCAATGAAAAAAAATCGGGATCTGGAAATGGCATGCAAAACATGAAGATGCGGGCCGAAAGGATTGGTGGAGAAATAAGTTTTGTACAAAACGATGGACTGACCGTTGCCCTGCGCATGAAACGCCTGTAG